The proteins below come from a single Alkalispirillum mobile genomic window:
- a CDS encoding LysR family transcriptional regulator — MQIKSLRLFLAVVESGSFVAAAERMHTVQSNVTAHIKRLEQELDARLLDRQARVRLTPAGRSLVAHAERIVGAHDEAIAAFQGQCSPSGALHLGAMETTMALRLPAPLAAFHAQYPDVDLRVRTGPTADLVEAMAAGRLDCAFVAGRVEDPRLYQAVAFNERLALVAGHPLSTLPSSEQLQGSTFLAFRQGCSYRQRVELLLASHGISSARIFDFGTLDAILGCVAAGMGYALLPQAVVEAHADRFGIHACLLPEEIGAVDTWFVARSQECWTPTLQRFAESVLPPRHDDPEQ; from the coding sequence ATGCAAATCAAGTCGTTACGTCTGTTTTTGGCGGTGGTGGAGAGTGGCAGTTTTGTTGCGGCGGCGGAGCGGATGCACACCGTGCAGTCTAATGTCACAGCGCATATCAAGCGCTTAGAGCAAGAACTCGATGCTCGCCTTCTGGACCGCCAGGCCAGGGTCCGCCTGACCCCCGCGGGCCGGAGTTTGGTGGCACACGCTGAGCGTATTGTGGGTGCGCATGATGAAGCGATTGCAGCCTTCCAAGGGCAGTGCTCGCCCAGCGGTGCGCTTCACCTCGGGGCCATGGAGACCACAATGGCCTTGCGCCTGCCGGCCCCGCTGGCCGCGTTCCATGCCCAATACCCAGACGTCGACCTGCGGGTTCGGACCGGGCCCACTGCTGACCTGGTCGAGGCGATGGCTGCGGGACGCCTGGACTGCGCGTTTGTCGCAGGCCGGGTGGAAGATCCGCGGCTTTACCAGGCCGTTGCATTCAATGAGCGGCTAGCGCTGGTAGCCGGGCACCCCCTCAGTACGTTGCCCTCCTCAGAACAATTGCAAGGTTCGACCTTTTTGGCCTTCCGCCAGGGCTGCAGCTACCGGCAGCGCGTTGAGCTCCTGCTCGCGAGCCACGGGATATCCTCAGCCAGAATTTTCGACTTTGGCACCTTGGATGCCATTTTGGGGTGCGTGGCCGCCGGGATGGGTTATGCCCTGCTCCCGCAGGCCGTGGTCGAGGCCCACGCCGATCGTTTTGGCATTCATGCCTGTCTGCTGCCGGAGGAAATCGGCGCGGTGGATACCTGGTTCGTTGCCCGCTCCCAAGAATGCTGGACCCCGACCCTGCAGCGGTTCGCTGAGTCAGTGTTGCCCCCGCGGCATGACGACCCAGAGCAGTAG
- a CDS encoding putative zinc-binding protein: MSRFTNEKPLVYSCSGCSSVAQLANHLALRLQSEGVAEMSCIAGVGGDVPSLVKKAKSGRPILALDGCQLQCVRHSLARHGIQPTWHELLTDHGVRKQYRKPWSEAAADKIFPQLVGQLQSDAKGGAGSPVAHGHDR, from the coding sequence ATGAGTCGTTTCACTAACGAAAAGCCCCTGGTCTATTCCTGTTCCGGTTGTTCCAGTGTCGCCCAGCTGGCCAACCACCTGGCCCTCCGCCTGCAATCGGAAGGGGTGGCGGAGATGTCCTGCATCGCCGGGGTCGGGGGCGATGTCCCGTCCCTGGTGAAAAAGGCCAAGTCCGGGCGGCCGATCCTCGCGCTCGATGGTTGCCAGCTTCAGTGTGTGCGGCACAGCCTGGCCCGCCACGGCATTCAACCGACCTGGCATGAGTTGCTCACCGACCATGGTGTCCGGAAGCAATACCGCAAGCCCTGGTCGGAAGCGGCAGCGGACAAGATTTTCCCGCAGCTGGTCGGGCAGTTGCAGTCCGACGCCAAGGGAGGGGCAGGCAGTCCGGTCGCGCACGGGCATGACCGGTAA
- a CDS encoding glutathione S-transferase N-terminal domain-containing protein, with protein MQLFLNATSPYARVARIAALEKGLADRVELIWCDPWSDDEALLAVNPVGRVPALTTDDGTALVESPLIAMHLDAVGQGPDLVPGAQQSEVLHRAGLGQGLMEAAFNSVIGRKHQGAAADDSVLGQRRARAIARTLAALDNEVIEGGDNPDNRGTVTLGDIAVAVALDYLLFRMPEIDWQPRHPALADWHEAVIARESFRTTRFQ; from the coding sequence ATGCAGCTTTTCCTGAACGCGACCTCACCTTACGCCCGCGTGGCCCGCATCGCAGCCCTGGAGAAGGGCCTGGCGGACCGGGTCGAACTGATCTGGTGCGACCCATGGAGTGACGATGAGGCGCTGCTTGCGGTGAACCCGGTGGGTCGGGTGCCGGCACTGACCACCGATGACGGCACGGCGTTGGTCGAATCGCCGTTGATTGCCATGCACCTGGATGCCGTTGGCCAAGGCCCCGACCTGGTGCCGGGGGCGCAACAATCGGAGGTACTGCACCGGGCCGGTCTGGGCCAAGGCCTGATGGAGGCGGCGTTCAATTCCGTGATTGGGCGCAAACACCAGGGCGCGGCGGCCGATGACTCCGTTCTGGGTCAACGCCGGGCGCGGGCGATAGCACGGACATTGGCGGCACTGGACAATGAGGTAATTGAGGGCGGGGACAATCCGGACAACAGGGGCACCGTGACCCTGGGCGATATCGCCGTGGCCGTGGCCCTGGACTACCTGCTCTTCCGCATGCCGGAAATCGACTGGCAGCCCCGTCACCCGGCCCTCGCGGACTGGCATGAGGCCGTTATTGCCCGGGAAAGCTTCCGTACCACTCGCTTTCAGTAA
- a CDS encoding DUF2237 family protein: MSSDAVNVLGTPLQSCCRDPMTGYFRDGYCHTDATDAGLHVVCALVTDDFLAFSARRGNDLQTPRPEFGFPGLQAGDRWCLCAARWSEACHAGCAPPVILEATHESALQVASLKDLKAHAVGPVSL; the protein is encoded by the coding sequence ATGAGCAGTGACGCGGTGAATGTGCTGGGTACGCCCCTGCAATCCTGTTGTCGTGATCCCATGACGGGGTATTTTCGCGACGGTTACTGCCATACCGACGCCACGGATGCCGGACTGCACGTTGTTTGTGCCCTGGTCACGGACGATTTCCTGGCCTTTTCCGCTCGACGGGGTAACGACCTGCAGACACCGCGCCCGGAGTTCGGGTTTCCCGGGCTGCAGGCCGGTGATCGCTGGTGTCTGTGTGCGGCACGTTGGTCTGAGGCCTGCCATGCGGGCTGTGCCCCGCCGGTCATCCTCGAGGCCACGCACGAATCCGCCCTGCAAGTCGCCTCGCTGAAAGACCTGAAGGCTCATGCGGTGGGCCCGGTCTCGCTGTAA
- a CDS encoding NnrS family protein, with product MSQTHSTPQTRRRRYHKADTFFFPAAVLFALIAVPLSVQGIYHHQPLAPGLATPLDHGQELLFGYGLALVTGFMATRVTLPTLLTLATLWLAARVSGAVMPHGALPALLNGLFVFLLATQILPPLLRSAKKWRNQAFGWLLLALCGVAALYHLARGLDHYGVSWLLLRESVLLFALLMLFVGGRIIAPAVAGAIERQGGRLEARVQPRLEAALLLLMALAIVCAAIPGLGLPAGLALLATAGVAAARLFRWQLWRCIHRPDLVALGVGYGWLVAGTLLLGAVQFGWLAPGTATHAITVGALGALSTAVITRTWGHRHRCLPGFYRWLLLVTALVSLSALLRILWADTLIGLWSAAALWTGAMVFQLALLLWVVMPRGQH from the coding sequence ATGTCCCAGACTCACAGCACGCCCCAGACCCGCCGTCGCCGGTATCACAAGGCCGACACCTTCTTCTTCCCTGCCGCGGTCCTCTTTGCCCTGATCGCGGTCCCGCTCTCCGTCCAGGGAATCTACCACCATCAGCCCCTGGCACCCGGTCTGGCCACACCGCTGGATCACGGCCAGGAACTGCTGTTCGGTTATGGCCTCGCGCTGGTCACCGGTTTCATGGCAACCCGCGTCACCTTACCCACCCTGCTCACCCTGGCCACGCTCTGGCTCGCCGCACGGGTCAGTGGCGCGGTAATGCCCCACGGGGCGCTGCCCGCGCTGCTCAACGGACTATTCGTCTTTCTGCTGGCCACGCAGATCCTGCCGCCGCTGCTTCGCAGTGCGAAAAAGTGGCGCAACCAGGCCTTTGGCTGGCTGCTGCTGGCCCTCTGCGGGGTGGCTGCCCTCTACCACCTGGCCCGGGGCCTGGATCACTACGGCGTCAGCTGGCTGTTGCTCCGCGAATCGGTGCTGTTGTTTGCCCTGCTGATGCTCTTTGTCGGGGGGCGGATAATCGCCCCGGCCGTAGCGGGCGCGATCGAGCGCCAGGGCGGGCGGCTGGAAGCCCGGGTGCAACCCCGCCTGGAGGCGGCCCTGCTCCTGCTCATGGCGCTGGCCATCGTGTGTGCGGCCATACCCGGCCTTGGCCTGCCGGCTGGCCTGGCCCTGTTGGCCACGGCAGGCGTGGCCGCGGCGCGCCTGTTCCGCTGGCAGCTCTGGCGCTGCATCCACCGCCCAGACCTGGTCGCGCTCGGGGTCGGTTACGGCTGGCTGGTGGCGGGCACCCTGCTGCTCGGTGCGGTTCAGTTCGGATGGCTCGCGCCGGGCACCGCCACCCACGCCATCACAGTCGGTGCGCTAGGGGCTCTGAGTACCGCGGTCATCACCCGGACCTGGGGCCATCGCCACCGCTGCTTGCCCGGGTTCTATCGCTGGCTGCTGCTCGTGACCGCGTTGGTCAGCCTGAGTGCGCTGCTGCGGATCCTCTGGGCCGATACCCTGATCGGACTCTGGTCGGCAGCAGCACTATGGACTGGCGCAATGGTATTCCAGTTAGCGCTACTGCTCTGGGTCGTCATGCCGCGGGGGCAACACTGA
- a CDS encoding YbfB/YjiJ family MFS transporter, with amino-acid sequence MFQKDLPALAVGFAATLIGVGLARFAYTPLVPAVIEAEWFPPAQAAYLGAANLLGYLLGAITANHLASRAGAHKVIWMAAMVAILSFLCSAQSAPFAWFFGWRLAAGIAGGVLMVVGPSLALSVTPVERRPRVAGLIFTGIGVGALLSATLIPWLLQVSLAWTWLHLGALCLIAGLASQWGLRHMERPPLAQETGSPTGPKTGLPMAVIVLVIAAYSMDAIGFVPHTVFWVDFIAREAALGQTLAAQQWALFGLGAILGPLVAGLAAQWLGWATSLLLALLTKGVAVALPLLSVSPFSLAISSFVVGALVPGIVTLTSGRLSELVGPQAHRRYWGIATTSFAAAQAAAGLGMSAYYDAQGHYMPLFLLGSLVLMAATLLVLTSKVAFPIYTITPETARRQ; translated from the coding sequence ATGTTCCAGAAAGACCTACCGGCACTGGCTGTCGGCTTTGCGGCGACATTGATCGGCGTCGGTTTGGCACGCTTCGCCTACACCCCACTAGTACCCGCTGTCATAGAGGCCGAGTGGTTTCCGCCGGCTCAAGCGGCTTACCTGGGTGCAGCCAATTTGCTGGGGTACTTGCTTGGCGCAATCACCGCGAATCACCTGGCATCCCGGGCCGGTGCACATAAGGTCATTTGGATGGCTGCCATGGTGGCTATTCTCAGCTTTCTGTGTAGCGCCCAGTCCGCGCCCTTCGCCTGGTTCTTTGGCTGGCGCCTGGCTGCCGGCATTGCTGGAGGCGTGCTCATGGTGGTGGGGCCATCGCTTGCGCTCTCGGTCACACCCGTTGAACGGCGTCCCCGGGTGGCGGGCTTGATCTTCACGGGGATAGGCGTTGGGGCCCTGCTATCCGCGACCCTGATCCCCTGGCTCTTGCAGGTCAGCCTGGCGTGGACGTGGCTGCATCTCGGCGCCCTTTGCCTGATCGCAGGGCTCGCAAGCCAATGGGGTCTTCGCCATATGGAGCGACCACCCCTTGCTCAAGAAACCGGTTCTCCCACTGGGCCCAAAACCGGCTTACCGATGGCGGTCATTGTGCTGGTCATCGCCGCGTACAGCATGGATGCGATCGGATTCGTGCCCCATACCGTCTTCTGGGTTGATTTCATTGCCCGGGAGGCAGCGCTGGGCCAGACCCTGGCGGCACAGCAATGGGCTCTGTTCGGATTGGGGGCGATTCTCGGTCCGCTTGTCGCTGGCCTTGCCGCCCAATGGCTGGGTTGGGCTACCTCTCTGCTACTCGCTCTTCTCACCAAGGGGGTCGCTGTCGCACTCCCACTGTTATCGGTCAGCCCATTCAGCTTGGCTATCTCATCATTCGTCGTCGGCGCACTTGTGCCCGGAATTGTTACGCTAACCTCCGGTCGCCTCTCTGAACTCGTGGGACCTCAAGCGCATCGACGATACTGGGGCATCGCGACTACAAGCTTCGCCGCGGCGCAGGCGGCAGCTGGCTTGGGCATGTCGGCCTATTACGATGCACAGGGGCATTATATGCCGCTGTTCCTTCTGGGAAGCCTCGTATTGATGGCCGCCACCCTGCTCGTCCTCACCAGCAAGGTCGCTTTTCCGATCTACACCATCACACCTGAAACCGCCCGGAGGCAATAA